In a single window of the Pandoraea pulmonicola genome:
- a CDS encoding peroxiredoxin: MTLRLGDIAPDFEQDSSVGKIKFHEFLGDSWGVLFSHPADYTPVCTTELGLTAKLKGEFEKRNVKAIALSVDDVDSHKGWINDINETQNTSVNFPILADGDRKVSQLYDMIHPNANETLTVRSLFVIDPKKKVRLIITYPASTGRNFDEVLRVIDSLQLTDNYSVATPGNWKDGDDVVIVPSLKDEAVLKEKFPKGYKAVRPYLRLTPQPNK, translated from the coding sequence ATGACTTTGCGTTTGGGTGACATCGCTCCCGACTTCGAGCAGGATTCGTCGGTTGGCAAAATCAAATTTCACGAATTTCTCGGCGACAGCTGGGGCGTGCTCTTTTCGCACCCGGCGGACTACACGCCGGTGTGCACGACTGAATTGGGTCTGACCGCAAAACTCAAGGGCGAGTTCGAGAAACGCAACGTGAAGGCCATCGCGCTGTCGGTGGACGACGTCGATTCGCACAAGGGCTGGATCAACGACATCAACGAAACCCAGAACACTTCGGTCAACTTCCCGATCCTGGCCGACGGCGATCGCAAGGTTTCGCAGCTCTATGACATGATTCATCCGAACGCCAACGAGACCCTCACGGTCCGTTCGCTGTTCGTGATCGATCCGAAGAAGAAGGTGCGTCTGATCATCACGTACCCGGCCAGTACGGGCCGCAATTTCGACGAAGTGCTGCGCGTCATCGACTCGCTGCAACTGACCGACAACTACTCGGTGGCCACGCCGGGTAACTGGAAGGATGGCGACGATGTCGTGATCGTTCCGTCGCTCAAGGACGAAGCCGTGCTCAAGGAGAAATTCCCGAAGGGCTACAAGGCCGTGCGTCCGTATCTGCGTCTCACGCCGCAGCCGAACAAGTAA
- a CDS encoding DUF883 family protein: protein MSQSHTNKEKFMTDIKTVLADAEDLLKQAANTTGERASELSDKALTLLKQAKEKASDVQVVVVEKSKQAARATDDYVHDHPWQAVGIAAGIGVVIGLLLNRK from the coding sequence ATGTCGCAATCGCACACCAACAAGGAGAAGTTCATGACCGACATCAAAACCGTCTTGGCCGACGCCGAAGATCTGCTCAAACAAGCCGCCAACACGACCGGTGAGCGCGCCTCCGAACTGAGCGACAAGGCCCTGACGCTGCTCAAGCAAGCCAAGGAAAAGGCATCCGACGTGCAGGTCGTCGTCGTGGAGAAGAGCAAGCAGGCCGCTCGCGCCACCGATGACTACGTGCACGACCATCCGTGGCAGGCCGTGGGCATTGCGGCCGGCATCGGCGTGGTGATCGGGTTGCTGCTCAACCGCAAGTAA
- a CDS encoding phage holin family protein: protein MTDNDRTPPPRPSLRRLAGAMLEIVQSRIELIGIELTEEKERLMGAAFLGLAAMLFSALALVSLTALVIVIFWDTYRLQAMTGIFIVYLALAAWCAARARNILRDAPMPFEATLAEFEKDRDALRPD from the coding sequence ATGACCGACAATGATCGCACGCCCCCGCCGCGGCCCTCGCTGCGGCGACTTGCCGGTGCGATGCTCGAGATCGTGCAGTCGCGCATCGAACTCATCGGCATCGAACTGACCGAAGAAAAAGAGCGCCTCATGGGCGCGGCCTTTCTCGGCCTGGCCGCGATGCTCTTCAGCGCGCTCGCGCTCGTGTCGCTGACCGCGCTGGTGATCGTGATTTTCTGGGACACCTACCGCCTGCAGGCGATGACCGGCATCTTCATCGTGTACCTCGCGCTCGCCGCATGGTGTGCCGCGCGCGCGCGCAACATCCTGCGCGACGCCCCGATGCCATTCGAGGCCACACTGGCCGAGTTCGAAAAGGACCGCGACGCACTGCGTCCGGACTGA
- a CDS encoding DUF3318 domain-containing protein: MPLEPNRPRRTRPSRRSRHELLAIRKELVLTRIAVERAELIQASRVTRERLRNFRWIRYLLPGGLSKLSGIGGLANSGLKLGGLLERYPLVSSVASLALTGLSHTPVGRVLRRSLKWGGLGVLAWQGIKLWQASTKSSAPPADDAAAGHTSATGDTRSSPSGNHESGTPPVM; this comes from the coding sequence GTGCCGCTGGAACCGAATCGCCCCCGCCGCACCCGGCCGTCGCGACGTTCACGCCACGAACTGCTTGCCATTCGCAAGGAGCTCGTTCTCACGCGCATCGCCGTCGAACGCGCCGAGCTGATCCAGGCCTCGCGCGTCACACGCGAGCGCCTGCGCAACTTCCGCTGGATCCGTTATCTGCTCCCAGGCGGCTTGTCCAAGCTCTCCGGCATTGGCGGTCTTGCCAATTCCGGCCTCAAACTCGGCGGCCTGCTCGAACGCTATCCGCTCGTGAGCTCCGTTGCCTCCCTCGCCCTCACCGGCCTCTCGCATACGCCCGTCGGTCGCGTATTGCGCCGCAGCCTGAAGTGGGGCGGCCTCGGCGTGCTCGCCTGGCAAGGCATCAAGCTCTGGCAAGCGTCGACGAAGTCATCGGCACCTCCTGCGGACGACGCCGCGGCAGGACACACCAGCGCTACCGGCGACACCCGCAGTTCCCCAAGCGGAAATCACGAAAGCGGCACCCCACCAGTGATGTGA
- a CDS encoding GspH/FimT family pseudopilin has protein sequence MRRERACGGRGILQRLKWSGRRKDPMRSRCSGCSICPTHLMCPRSRGVTLLECVVVVSLLAIALLAASPSIEAARRRVSVDITARALLASMQAARAEALGRHQRVAMTPNDGRSLSSGWMTFVDSNRNDRLDVGERLLGRYAPLPRGVRIEARWGLYGTLGLAFAEDGFIRTEEHNWVSGTVRVTGHGRRICITINAYGRPRMARRCDP, from the coding sequence ATGAGACGTGAGAGGGCTTGTGGCGGGCGGGGCATCCTGCAACGCCTGAAGTGGTCGGGGCGCCGCAAAGACCCGATGCGCTCGAGATGCTCGGGATGCTCGATATGCCCGACGCACCTGATGTGCCCAAGGTCGCGTGGCGTTACGCTGCTGGAGTGCGTCGTTGTCGTGTCGTTGCTGGCTATTGCGCTGCTGGCCGCCTCGCCGTCGATCGAGGCGGCCCGTCGCCGGGTGTCGGTCGACATCACGGCGCGTGCGCTGCTCGCGTCGATGCAGGCGGCGCGGGCCGAGGCGCTTGGCCGCCACCAACGCGTGGCGATGACGCCGAACGACGGCCGGAGTCTGAGCAGTGGATGGATGACGTTCGTCGACAGCAACCGGAACGACCGTCTCGATGTGGGCGAGCGATTGCTGGGGCGGTACGCGCCGCTACCGCGGGGCGTGCGGATCGAAGCGCGATGGGGACTCTACGGCACGCTGGGACTGGCGTTCGCCGAGGATGGCTTCATCAGGACAGAGGAGCACAACTGGGTGTCGGGCACGGTGCGGGTAACGGGGCACGGCCGGCGCATCTGCATCACGATCAATGCCTATGGTCGGCCTCGCATGGCCCGACGTTGCGACCCGTAG
- a CDS encoding pilus assembly PilX family protein — protein MVGVFMVMWLAALMALAASGMQHRQLANRFMAYANDRVKAFDAADRALADARHRLTDGADARAISQASTFQSGPNGVLPAQQRDADWSRTWQSRWQKVDWRRHDIVVRVHKARYFIERIASSAYEADGDARNALVRRYRVSAMGCGDLPSTRVYLQAIYEVRRRESLKRDGAAPSFALRPLSWREVVSWDDSAIRSSALTARSESCDET, from the coding sequence ATGGTTGGCGTCTTCATGGTGATGTGGCTCGCGGCGCTCATGGCGCTGGCCGCGTCCGGCATGCAGCATCGACAGTTGGCGAACCGCTTCATGGCCTACGCGAACGATCGTGTGAAAGCGTTCGACGCGGCGGATCGCGCGCTTGCCGATGCACGCCATCGGCTGACCGACGGTGCCGACGCGCGCGCCATTTCACAGGCGTCGACATTCCAGTCGGGCCCGAACGGCGTGCTCCCGGCGCAGCAGCGTGACGCGGACTGGTCTCGGACCTGGCAGTCCCGATGGCAGAAGGTCGACTGGCGGCGTCACGACATCGTCGTGCGGGTTCACAAGGCCCGCTATTTCATCGAGCGGATCGCATCGAGTGCCTACGAGGCGGATGGCGACGCACGTAACGCATTGGTGCGCCGCTACCGGGTGAGTGCGATGGGTTGCGGGGATTTGCCGAGCACGCGCGTCTACCTGCAGGCGATCTACGAGGTCCGCCGACGCGAATCGCTGAAGCGGGACGGCGCCGCACCATCGTTTGCTTTGCGCCCGCTCAGTTGGCGAGAGGTGGTGTCATGGGACGACAGCGCAATCAGGTCGTCGGCATTGACGGCACGCAGCGAGAGTTGCGATGAGACGTGA
- a CDS encoding PilW family protein, producing the protein MAPPLGKLRVRTPHTPHTPRMAGFTLLECVVAMPLGLLIVMAATAIYLAGLRLWRTQAERYDVNERAVFALTQLSRAVAIAGYRNWDPIEGGLAPSTGGGRRDWPSIRASAECAGAVDNCPRRGWQGSSLLEVQYHGAGFIKGNGAVQNCAGHRAIGIAQTDMRHRSHFYVDKGDDGVPSLFCRYGDQRTLPPKLHPGQVLVSGVEAMYIRLGFRAGSSGALRWVDPVKSARRKPPVAPRGEGGWENVAAVAISLVMRGAPRRGGKARATRVVEVFDASSGGRDFRQLSNAGDVHLHVFNAVVHRRNDGGIGEVAPWLASSW; encoded by the coding sequence ATGGCGCCGCCACTCGGAAAATTGCGTGTTCGTACGCCGCACACGCCGCACACGCCGCGCATGGCGGGCTTCACTCTGCTGGAATGCGTGGTGGCCATGCCGCTCGGGCTGTTGATCGTGATGGCGGCCACGGCCATCTATCTCGCCGGTTTGCGACTATGGCGGACCCAGGCCGAGCGGTACGACGTCAACGAGCGTGCGGTTTTCGCGCTGACACAGCTCTCGCGTGCGGTGGCAATCGCCGGCTACCGGAACTGGGATCCGATCGAAGGCGGCCTTGCGCCATCGACGGGTGGCGGCCGGCGCGACTGGCCGTCGATACGTGCAAGCGCCGAGTGCGCCGGTGCGGTCGACAATTGCCCGCGTCGCGGCTGGCAGGGTAGTTCGCTGCTGGAGGTGCAGTATCACGGCGCGGGCTTCATCAAGGGCAACGGCGCGGTTCAGAATTGCGCTGGACATCGCGCCATCGGCATCGCACAAACGGACATGCGACATCGCAGTCACTTCTATGTCGACAAGGGCGACGACGGCGTTCCTTCGCTTTTTTGCCGCTATGGCGACCAGCGAACGCTGCCGCCGAAGCTGCACCCTGGTCAGGTGCTGGTGAGCGGGGTGGAGGCGATGTACATCCGACTGGGATTTCGCGCGGGGTCGTCCGGCGCTTTGCGTTGGGTCGATCCCGTCAAAAGCGCGCGCCGCAAGCCGCCGGTAGCACCGCGCGGCGAAGGTGGTTGGGAGAATGTGGCGGCCGTGGCGATATCGCTGGTCATGCGAGGTGCGCCGCGGCGCGGCGGCAAGGCGCGAGCGACGCGTGTCGTCGAAGTCTTCGATGCCTCGTCCGGCGGGCGCGACTTCAGGCAGTTGAGTAACGCCGGCGACGTTCATCTGCACGTGTTCAACGCGGTGGTCCATCGCCGCAATGACGGCGGCATCGGCGAGGTGGCGCCATGGTTGGCGTCTTCATGGTGA
- a CDS encoding acyl-CoA-binding protein, with the protein MSDLQARFDEAVAQSKTLPERPDNFTLLRIYALYKQGTEGDVSGARPGMTDFVGRAKYDAWEMLKGQPKEEVQQRYIELIDSLKG; encoded by the coding sequence ATGAGCGATCTGCAAGCCCGATTCGACGAGGCGGTAGCCCAGTCGAAGACGCTGCCCGAGCGCCCCGACAATTTCACGCTGCTGCGCATTTATGCGCTCTACAAGCAAGGCACCGAGGGCGATGTGAGCGGCGCACGTCCCGGCATGACCGACTTCGTCGGCCGCGCCAAGTACGACGCCTGGGAAATGCTCAAGGGTCAGCCGAAAGAGGAAGTGCAACAGCGCTACATCGAGCTCATCGATTCGCTCAAGGGTTGA
- the adeC gene encoding AdeC/AdeK/OprM family multidrug efflux complex outer membrane factor: protein MKHKALPIALAAALLAGCTLAPHYERPEAPIATTFPNGPAYKTPAGANQNGATNANAVAAADLGWRDFFTDPRLQKLIEIALQNNRDLRVSMLNIEAARAQYQIQRSALLPSIGAAGQASVQRTPADMTASGRAGISRSYQVGVGFTSYELDLFGRIQSLKDQALETYLATEDTAKAAHITLVSEVATAYLTWLADQELLRLTADTLKSQQSSYDLTKRSFNVGTASGLDLRQAQTPVDTARANFAQYTRQVAQDENALALLIGQPLPADLPPGRSLDGQGLLTDLPAGLPSDLLLRRPDVTAAEHTLKGANANIGAARAAFFPSISLTANAGTASASLSNLFKGGQGAWSFAPTITLPIFAGGQNVANLDLAKVQKRIEIANYEKAIQTAFREVSDGLAARGTLDDQIAAQESLVKASEESYKLSDLRYRNGVDSYLNALVSQRSLYSAQQTLIATRLARWSNLVTLYKALGGGWEERTVPANADAASAPAASAS from the coding sequence ATGAAGCACAAAGCATTGCCGATTGCCTTGGCGGCAGCGTTACTGGCAGGTTGTACCCTCGCGCCGCACTATGAGCGGCCCGAGGCGCCGATCGCCACGACGTTCCCCAACGGTCCGGCCTACAAGACGCCTGCAGGGGCGAACCAGAACGGCGCCACCAACGCGAATGCGGTGGCGGCCGCCGATCTGGGCTGGCGTGACTTCTTCACGGACCCTCGTCTGCAGAAGCTGATCGAGATCGCGTTGCAGAACAACCGCGATCTGCGCGTGTCGATGCTCAACATCGAAGCCGCGCGTGCGCAGTACCAGATCCAGCGCTCGGCGCTGCTGCCCTCGATCGGGGCGGCGGGGCAGGCGTCGGTGCAGCGCACGCCGGCGGACATGACGGCGTCGGGGCGGGCGGGCATCAGCCGCAGCTATCAGGTCGGCGTGGGCTTCACGTCGTACGAACTCGATCTGTTCGGTCGTATCCAGAGCCTGAAGGACCAGGCGTTGGAGACGTACCTGGCGACCGAGGACACGGCCAAGGCGGCGCACATCACGCTCGTCTCGGAAGTGGCCACGGCTTACCTGACGTGGCTTGCCGATCAGGAACTGCTGCGACTCACTGCCGATACGCTCAAGAGCCAACAATCGTCGTATGACCTGACCAAGCGCAGCTTCAACGTGGGGACGGCCTCCGGGCTGGATCTGCGTCAGGCGCAGACGCCGGTCGATACGGCGCGGGCCAACTTCGCGCAGTACACGCGTCAGGTCGCGCAGGACGAGAACGCGCTCGCGTTGCTCATCGGCCAGCCGCTGCCTGCCGATCTGCCGCCGGGGCGCTCGCTCGACGGACAGGGGCTGCTGACCGATCTGCCCGCCGGGTTGCCGTCCGATCTGCTGCTGCGTCGCCCGGACGTGACCGCCGCCGAGCATACGCTCAAGGGCGCCAACGCCAATATCGGTGCAGCACGCGCGGCGTTCTTCCCGTCGATCTCGCTCACGGCGAACGCCGGCACGGCCAGTGCGTCGTTGAGCAATCTGTTCAAGGGCGGGCAGGGGGCATGGTCATTCGCACCGACCATCACGCTGCCGATCTTCGCGGGTGGGCAGAACGTTGCCAACCTCGATCTGGCCAAGGTGCAAAAGCGCATCGAGATCGCCAACTACGAGAAGGCGATTCAGACGGCGTTCCGCGAAGTGTCCGATGGGCTGGCCGCGCGCGGCACGCTCGACGACCAGATCGCGGCGCAGGAATCGCTCGTCAAGGCGAGCGAGGAGAGCTACAAGCTCTCGGACCTGCGCTATCGCAACGGCGTGGACAGCTATCTCAACGCGCTGGTCTCGCAGCGTTCGCTGTACTCGGCGCAACAGACGCTGATCGCCACGCGTCTGGCGCGCTGGAGCAACCTCGTCACGCTGTACAAGGCGCTCGGCGGCGGTTGGGAAGAGCGCACGGTGCCGGCGAATGCGGATGCGGCGTCGGCGCCGGCAGCCTCTGCGTCGTGA
- a CDS encoding efflux RND transporter permease subunit: protein MAKFFIDRPIFAWVIAIVIMLAGALSILKLPVSQYPPIAPPSVQITAVYPGASAQTVQDTVTQVIEQQMNGIDHLEYMSSTSDGSGTAQITLTFAQGTDPDIAQVQVQNKLQLATPLLPQQVQQQGIKVAKAAKNFLLVIGAYSDDGAMSDIDLANYIAANMQDPISRVNGVGQVQLFGSQYAMRIWVDPQKLNSYNLTVIDVSNAIQAQNVQISAGELGGAPAVKGQQLNATVMAQSRLQTPEQFRKILLKVNKDGSQVRLGDVARVELGGESYQIVARYNGKPAAGLAITLATGANALQTATAVKQQVSELEPYFPAGMKVDYPYDTTPFVKISIEEVIKTLIEGIVLVFLVMYLFLQNLRATIIPTIAVPVVLLGTFGIMGAAGFSINTLSMFGLVLAIGLLVDDAIVVVENVERVMAEEGLSPKEATKKAMGQIVGALVGVALVLSAVFVPMAFFGGSTGAIYRQFSLTIVAAMALSVLVAIVLTPAMCATILKPIKKGEVHEKRGFFGWFNRTFDNGSKKYQSQVERILKRGTPLVIVYVVIVAAVGFLFVRMPTAFLPDEDQGYFFNIVQLPPGATQERTLGVMKQVEKHYLEKEKDAVRSIFTVTGFGFNGRGQNVGIAFTMMKPWDQRQSSDLKVQSVIARSYQAFASVKDAMIFAVNPPSVPELGNAGGIDFELQDRAGLGHDALIAARNQFLGMAAKNPNLANMRPNGLEDTPQYKVDVDEEKASALGLSIADVYGTLSASWGSSYVNDFIDHGRVKKVYVMAEPKDRMLPQDINKLYVRNSSGKMVPFSAFATGKWIYGSPRLERYNGVPAVEIQGVPAPGKSSGDAMRAVEEIAKQLPPGIGLEWTGLSFEERISGAQAPALYAISILIVFLCLAALYESWSIPFSVILVVPLGVLGALLAATLRGLSNDVYFQVGLLTTVGLSAKNAILIVEFAKDLQEQGRTLMEATMEAVRLRLRPILMTSMAFILGVLPLAISNGAGSASQHAIGTGVIGGMLAATFLAIYYVPLFFVMVRKRFAHEDLDTVEHPEARHDPDATDGPAKEGN from the coding sequence ATGGCAAAGTTTTTTATCGATCGCCCGATCTTTGCTTGGGTGATCGCCATTGTCATCATGCTGGCCGGTGCGCTTTCGATTCTGAAGCTGCCGGTCTCGCAGTACCCGCCGATCGCACCGCCGTCCGTGCAGATCACCGCCGTCTATCCGGGCGCTTCGGCGCAGACCGTGCAGGATACGGTCACGCAGGTGATCGAGCAGCAGATGAACGGTATCGATCACCTCGAGTACATGTCGTCGACGTCCGACGGCTCGGGTACCGCTCAGATCACGCTGACGTTCGCTCAGGGTACCGACCCGGACATCGCGCAGGTGCAGGTGCAGAACAAGCTGCAGCTCGCCACGCCGCTGCTGCCGCAGCAGGTGCAGCAGCAGGGGATCAAGGTGGCCAAGGCGGCCAAGAACTTCCTGCTGGTGATCGGCGCGTATTCGGACGACGGTGCGATGTCCGACATCGACCTTGCGAACTACATCGCGGCCAACATGCAGGATCCGATCAGCCGTGTGAACGGCGTGGGTCAGGTGCAGCTGTTCGGCTCGCAGTATGCAATGCGCATCTGGGTCGATCCGCAGAAGCTCAACAGCTATAACCTCACGGTCATCGACGTCTCGAACGCCATCCAGGCGCAGAACGTGCAGATCTCGGCCGGTGAGCTGGGCGGTGCGCCGGCGGTGAAGGGCCAGCAGCTCAACGCGACCGTGATGGCGCAAAGCCGTCTGCAGACGCCGGAGCAGTTCCGCAAGATTCTGCTCAAGGTCAACAAGGACGGCTCGCAGGTGCGTCTGGGCGACGTCGCCCGTGTCGAACTCGGCGGCGAGTCGTACCAGATCGTCGCGCGTTATAACGGCAAGCCCGCCGCGGGTCTGGCCATTACGCTGGCCACCGGTGCGAACGCGCTGCAAACGGCCACGGCCGTCAAGCAGCAGGTCTCCGAGCTCGAACCGTACTTCCCGGCCGGCATGAAGGTCGATTACCCGTACGACACCACGCCGTTCGTGAAGATCTCGATCGAGGAAGTGATCAAGACCCTCATCGAAGGTATCGTGCTGGTGTTCCTCGTGATGTATCTGTTCCTGCAGAACCTGCGGGCCACGATCATCCCGACGATTGCCGTGCCGGTGGTGCTGCTCGGTACGTTCGGCATCATGGGTGCCGCGGGCTTCTCGATCAACACGCTGTCGATGTTCGGTCTGGTGCTGGCCATCGGTCTGCTCGTGGACGATGCCATCGTGGTGGTGGAAAACGTCGAACGGGTGATGGCCGAAGAGGGGCTCAGTCCGAAGGAAGCGACGAAGAAGGCCATGGGCCAGATCGTCGGCGCGCTGGTGGGTGTGGCGCTCGTGCTCTCGGCGGTGTTCGTGCCGATGGCATTCTTCGGCGGCTCGACCGGCGCCATCTACCGTCAGTTCTCGCTGACCATCGTGGCGGCCATGGCGCTGTCGGTGCTCGTGGCTATCGTGCTCACGCCGGCCATGTGCGCGACGATCCTCAAGCCGATCAAGAAGGGCGAGGTGCACGAGAAGCGCGGTTTCTTCGGCTGGTTCAACCGCACGTTCGACAACGGTTCGAAGAAGTATCAGAGCCAGGTCGAGCGCATTCTCAAGCGGGGCACGCCGCTCGTGATCGTCTATGTGGTCATCGTGGCAGCGGTGGGCTTCCTGTTCGTGCGCATGCCGACCGCGTTCCTGCCGGACGAGGACCAGGGCTACTTCTTCAACATCGTGCAATTGCCGCCGGGCGCCACGCAGGAGCGCACGCTCGGCGTGATGAAGCAGGTCGAGAAGCACTACCTCGAGAAGGAAAAGGATGCCGTGCGTTCGATCTTCACGGTGACCGGCTTCGGCTTCAACGGCCGTGGTCAGAACGTGGGTATCGCATTCACGATGATGAAGCCGTGGGATCAGCGCCAGTCGTCCGATCTCAAGGTGCAGTCGGTGATCGCACGCTCCTATCAGGCTTTCGCGAGCGTGAAGGACGCGATGATCTTCGCGGTCAACCCACCGTCGGTGCCTGAACTCGGCAACGCGGGCGGTATCGACTTCGAGTTGCAGGATCGCGCGGGCCTTGGCCACGACGCGCTCATTGCGGCCCGTAATCAGTTCCTCGGAATGGCCGCGAAGAACCCGAATCTCGCGAACATGCGTCCGAACGGCCTCGAAGACACGCCGCAGTACAAGGTGGACGTCGACGAGGAGAAGGCCTCCGCGCTGGGTCTGTCGATTGCCGACGTGTACGGCACGCTCTCGGCATCGTGGGGTTCGTCGTACGTGAACGACTTCATCGACCATGGTCGCGTGAAGAAGGTCTACGTGATGGCCGAACCGAAGGACCGCATGCTGCCGCAGGACATCAACAAGCTGTACGTGCGCAACTCCAGCGGAAAGATGGTGCCGTTCTCGGCGTTCGCGACCGGCAAGTGGATTTACGGCTCGCCGCGTCTGGAGCGTTACAACGGTGTGCCTGCCGTGGAAATCCAGGGTGTGCCGGCACCGGGCAAGTCTTCGGGCGATGCCATGCGGGCGGTCGAGGAGATCGCGAAGCAACTGCCGCCGGGGATCGGCCTGGAGTGGACGGGGCTGTCGTTCGAAGAACGCATTTCGGGTGCGCAGGCGCCGGCGCTGTATGCGATCTCCATCCTGATCGTGTTCCTGTGTCTGGCCGCGTTGTACGAAAGCTGGTCGATTCCGTTCTCGGTGATTCTGGTGGTGCCGCTGGGCGTGTTGGGCGCACTGCTGGCCGCCACGCTGCGCGGATTGTCGAACGACGTGTACTTCCAGGTGGGTCTGTTGACCACCGTGGGGCTGTCGGCGAAGAACGCGATTCTGATCGTGGAATTCGCCAAGGATCTGCAGGAGCAGGGCCGCACCCTGATGGAAGCGACGATGGAAGCGGTGCGATTGCGTTTGCGTCCGATTCTGATGACGTCGATGGCGTTCATTCTCGGTGTGCTGCCGCTCGCGATTTCGAACGGTGCAGGCTCGGCGTCGCAGCACGCGATCGGTACCGGCGTGATCGGCGGTATGCTGGCGGCAACGTTCCTCGCGATCTACTACGTGCCGCTCTTCTTCGTGATGGTGCGCAAGCGCTTCGCGCACGAGGATCTGGACACGGTGGAGCATCCGGAAGCCCGTCATGACCCGGACGCAACCGACGGCCCCGCCAAGGAAGGAAACTGA
- a CDS encoding efflux RND transporter periplasmic adaptor subunit yields the protein MHVKRSSLGMVTAVALAVVTLAACGKKPPQQQGMVPEVGVVTLQPQNVTLTTDLPGRTAPFRVADVRARVDGIVLKRDFTEGGDVKAGQRLYKIDPATYQAAYENAKATLAKAVANQASTKLLADRYKQLVAVEAVSKQDYDNAVAAALQADADVQAGKAAVETAKINLSYTDVPAPISGRTGLSQVTEGAYVQAGAATLMTTVQQIDPMYVDVTQSAADGLRLRRALADGKLQSAGKNAARVELTLEDGTKYPLEGKLQFSDITVDQATGSVTVRAIFPNPNRELLPGMFVHAKLAEGVKEGGLLVPQQGVTRDQKGQPTALIVNKEGKIELRQLVTDRAIGDKWLVSSGLAAGDQVIVSGLQRARPGSPAKAVPAQLPGSEAQSPTGASAPAAAAPASQANAASSAKAQ from the coding sequence ATGCACGTCAAGAGAAGTTCACTGGGGATGGTCACTGCCGTAGCACTCGCGGTCGTGACCCTGGCCGCGTGCGGCAAGAAGCCGCCGCAGCAGCAGGGCATGGTGCCGGAAGTCGGCGTCGTGACGCTGCAACCCCAGAACGTAACACTGACGACCGATCTGCCCGGACGTACCGCGCCTTTCCGCGTAGCCGACGTGCGCGCGCGCGTCGACGGCATCGTGCTCAAGCGCGATTTCACCGAGGGCGGTGACGTCAAGGCAGGCCAGCGTCTGTACAAGATCGATCCGGCAACGTATCAGGCCGCTTACGAGAACGCCAAGGCCACGCTGGCCAAGGCGGTCGCGAACCAGGCGTCGACCAAGCTGTTGGCCGATCGTTACAAGCAACTCGTGGCCGTGGAAGCGGTGTCGAAGCAGGACTACGACAACGCCGTGGCTGCCGCACTGCAGGCCGACGCCGACGTGCAGGCCGGCAAGGCGGCCGTCGAAACGGCCAAGATCAACCTGAGCTACACCGACGTGCCGGCCCCGATCTCGGGCCGTACGGGGCTGTCGCAGGTGACCGAGGGCGCGTACGTGCAGGCGGGCGCCGCCACGCTCATGACGACCGTTCAGCAGATCGATCCGATGTACGTGGACGTGACGCAATCGGCCGCCGACGGTCTGCGTCTGCGCCGCGCGCTGGCCGACGGCAAGCTGCAGAGCGCGGGCAAGAATGCCGCGCGCGTGGAACTGACGCTGGAAGACGGCACGAAGTATCCGCTCGAAGGCAAGCTGCAGTTCTCGGACATCACTGTCGATCAGGCGACCGGCTCGGTGACGGTTCGCGCCATCTTCCCGAACCCGAATCGCGAGTTGCTGCCCGGCATGTTCGTGCACGCGAAGCTCGCCGAAGGCGTGAAGGAAGGCGGTCTGCTCGTGCCGCAGCAAGGCGTCACGCGCGACCAGAAGGGCCAGCCGACGGCATTGATCGTGAACAAGGAAGGCAAGATCGAGTTGCGTCAACTGGTTACCGATCGTGCGATCGGGGACAAGTGGCTGGTGAGCTCGGGTCTGGCCGCGGGCGATCAGGTCATCGTGTCCGGACTTCAGCGGGCGCGCCCGGGCTCGCCGGCGAAGGCGGTTCCGGCGCAGTTGCCGGGTAGCGAGGCGCAATCGCCGACAGGCGCGAGCGCACCGGCCGCCGCCGCCCCCGCATCGCAGGCGAATGCCGCCTCTAGCGCCAAAGCCCAATAA